The following are encoded together in the Anopheles nili chromosome 3, idAnoNiliSN_F5_01, whole genome shotgun sequence genome:
- the LOC128725554 gene encoding deformed epidermal autoregulatory factor 1, with protein MDSEIPDLSDEAEEHVKLENGDEVALPPRTRLVTTSDVQTGNTVVQVPVSLPVGTLIGGATFNVLTSDQIQHFKPMICVDNNGFVSSSTVVSELGGELKPHTHIVIQQQSASDANTQQDDSVLVEGGQSQNSSQQSSQQGSTQEYRIESNSVLANQMANLEVLQVRCKTTTGELFKSRLGSGGRGKCIKHKDGWYTPSEFENICGRGSSKDWKRSIRYGGRSLQTLIDEGILTPHATSCTCSACCDDESGETATGPVRLFTPYKRRRRNQSDPEPPQLEKKKRIIVSSGTSTTVIGGSPNSSATVVNNATSNHTNNAIISNNSNNAAGTTVTSVVNSALANQQQVAVQAAQVHAATRQQLGTTTINATPIITNNTSTTTTTTTVKVVQQEQDLQNELAIAKEEPWQSLTDGIDATTEFVDQQTQLLADANLPFEKMKSLCTQISKYMQDLRKCITETQDLHNRQIDCMQRERDAAILTVTQLEQEQNINSNCIPPGSIHANKKCANCNREALAECSLCRRTPYCSTFCQRKDWITHQNECVRSTQEATHQIMLIVDETQ; from the exons ATGGATTCGGAGATTCCGGACCTTTCGGACGAAGCCGAGGAACACGTCAAGCTAGAGAACGGTGATGAG GTTGCTTTACCTCCAAGAACAAGGCTTGTGACCACATCGGACGTGCAAACGGGCAATACGGTGGTGCAGGTGCCAGTATCTCTCCCGGTCGGTACATTAATTGGAGGTGCCACATTCAATGTGCTCACCTCAGATCAAATACAGCACTTCAAGCCGATGATTTGCGTGGACAACAACGGATTCGTTTCGAGCAGCACCGTCGTCAGTGAGCTGGGAGGAGAACTAAAGCCCCACACGCATATCGTTATCCAGCAGCAGAGTGCCTCCGATGCAAACACCCAACAGGACGACTCAGTGCTAGTGGAAGGTGGCCAATCGCAAAACAGCTCCCAGCAAAGCTCTCAACAAGGTTCCACCCAGGAGTATCGGATCGAAAGCAATAGCGTTTTGGCGAATCAAATGGCCAACCTGGAGGTGCTGCAGGTTCGCTGCAAAACCACGACGGGCGAACTGTTCAAGAGCCGGTTGGGCTCGGGAGGACGGGGGAAGTGCATCAAGCACAAAGACGGTTGGTACACCCCGAGTGAGTTCGAGAACATTTGTGGCCGAGGATCGAGTAAAGACTGGAAACGATCGATAAGGTACGGCGGGCGAAGCTTGCAGACGCTCATCGATGAGGGCATTTTGACACCGCACGCAACCAGCTGTACCTGTTCGGCCTGCTGTGACGATGAGTCAGGCGAAA CTGCAACCGGCCCAGTGCGTCTGTTCACACCCTATAAGCGCCGTCGGCGAAACCAAAGCGATCCTGAACCACCCCAactggagaagaaaaaacggatcATTGTGAGCAGCGGCACGAGTACAACTGTGATCGGTGGTTCGCCCAACTCGTCTGCAACCGTCGTCAACAACGCGACCAGCAACCACACCAACAATGCCATCATCAGCAATAATAGCAATAATGCCGCGGGGACGACCGTCACCAGTGTGGTTAATTCCGCGCTCGCCAACCAGCAGCAAGTTGCGGTTCAGGCGGCACAAGTGCATGCAGCAACACGGCAGCAGCTGGGGACGACGACGATTAATGCAACGCCGATTATTACCAACAACACGAGCACCACCACGACCACCACAACCGTTAAGGTTGTTCAGCAGGAGCAGGATCTGCAGAACGAGTTGGCCATTGCGAAAGAGGAACCGTGGCAGTCATTAACGGATGGTATTGACGCAACGACGGAGTTCGTGGACCAACAGACACAGC ttCTAGCCGATGCCAATTTGCcgtttgaaaaaatgaaatcgcTTTGCACGCAAATTTCGAAATATATGCAAGACCTGCGCAAGTGCATTACCGAAACGCAAGACCTCCACAATCGTCAGATCGATTGCATGCAGCGGGAACGGGACGCAGCAATACTGACCGTGACGCAGCTCGAGCAGGAGCAGAACATTAACAGTAATTGCATTCCGCCGGGATCCATCCACGCCAACAAGAAG TGCGCCAACTGCAACCGGGAAGCCCTGGCCGAGTGCTCGCTGTGCCGAAGGACGCCATACTGCTCCACGTTTTGTCAACGTAAAGACTGGATTACGCATCAGAACGAGTGCGTAAGGAGCACCCAGGAAGCCACACATCAGATTATGCTAATAGTGGACGAAACGCAATAG